The Girardinichthys multiradiatus isolate DD_20200921_A chromosome 11, DD_fGirMul_XY1, whole genome shotgun sequence DNA window TATTCTCCAAGATTCTGGAAAAAGGAGCGGGGTTGTAAGACATAATCCTTTTCTTACAAAGAAAACTTTTTTAGTTCAGGCAAAAATCTTCCAGAACATCTGGGAGAACCTTCTGGCCTTAATTCCAAAAAGGTAGAAACAACACTAACAACACTcaaaatatacaatatacacacacAGTGAAACACGGTAGTGGCAGAATGCTGCCATAGGGTTACTTTTATTTAGATGGATCTGGGTTTatgtgctgtaaaaaaaaccaGACCATGGTAGATTATTTCAAAACCTAATACTAGGATTAAACAAACAACATGCTTGGCTAAAGCTGATTCATTTTTGTTCATTCAGTCTTCTAGAGTTCATGCCTGCCATCAATTATGCTGTGTCGAAATTAACatgaaataaagttcagctgcTCTAGTTGGATTTCCCTGACCTTTACAACTTTGCATCCTTTAGCTAAAACTGAACAACAAAGGGGCCAAATGGATGGCATTGTACACATGTATCAGTTAGGAGAAGGATACAGAAAGTAAGCAAGCAAAGAGAACAGCAACACTTAAGGAGTTGCAGTAATCTTTGGTCTGAACAGTTCTCTTCTACATTTGACAACAATCACATGTATTCTCTTGGGACCAGAGACCtgaatctgacagaaaatctgtaGGTTCACCTTAGAAGGACTGTGGACAAGTCCTCAATATCTGATAGATTAGgacaatgtaaaaatgtaaagattttgATGGAGTATTAGTTGAGGGTTTGCACACTTATGCAAACTGGGTTATTGCACCTTTTATATTGTTTGCtcctaacagatttgtttttctgttcaatTGTTCAAGATAAATGCCATAGTAAATGTAGAAAATGTTTTCACGTGGTTTATCCTGGCCTCGTTGTTGTGTGTACACGTTTGAGAACTGCCGTACTCTGAATGTAGGAATGATCTTTCAcagttgaaaaaaatatatatttgatcaACTTATTAAATGATGTTGACTAAAAAGTTTACTATAATAACATCAAAAATCCTTTCTAGAATTCTGGCGTTCCCATCTGAATGTCCGTGGACCACGAGAGGCTCCTAAGCCCAGAAAAGAGAAGAAGCCAGATGGTGCAACATCAGCCACACCTGCTATTCTACAGACTAACTCTGCAGCTCAGCCAGATTCTGGTCTCCTACCAGATTCAGAGAACCAGCTCAATGCAGCCGTATCCCACTCAAACGGCACTAAATCTGATTCAAATCCAACTCTGTTCCAGGAGTTCTGTCCCATCACAACACGCACCCCGAGAGAACTGGACTGCGGTTCCGGCCAGGGCGCCCTCTGCTTCATTAACCCTCTTTTCTTGCAGTCGCAGAATGCTTTCTCCAGAAGGCGCATGTTCAAACGCAGCCTAAAGGTTCGAGTTTCCACAGAGACATCGACCTCTCTCTCGCCTCCGCTCGCCCCGCCGCCTCCTCCGCCCCTCATGCCTAAAATCAAAGGGAGAAGTAAAGGTctaaaaggaggaggaggaggaggtccGCTTCGTGTTGCTCAGGCTGACCAACCTTCCACTGAGCTAGGAGAGCAGCCTCCATCAGATCTTTATTTCTGGTCAGAGATGTGTGAAACTGGCCACACTAAAGCTGACATCAAACAGGAAGTGGCTTCAGCTGAGCTACCAGCCATAATGGAGCATCTTCTAGATGATTACATGCAGCCTTGTCCTGTGGTCAGTGCCCACTCTCCCTCACCCTCTCCTTACCAGTCGCCATCCATTTCTCCAAGAGCACCACCTCTTTTCCCCAAAACTTGTCCTTCCCTCACTCCTCGTGACTCTCCCAGTGCTTCTCCATCCATCTCACCTTATCAGTCCCCATCTTTATCCCCCACAGTGCCTCAGTCTCTCTCTCCATACGACTCACCCAAcatttctccctctctctctcctgcAACTTCTCTGAATTCCTCTCCACTGAGAGAACAAGTCTGCTGTGCAGATGCTGCTTCTTCAGGGCCAGATGAGCAGAGATCAGGGTGGGAGGCTGAGGAGGAAGCAGCACACACAGATAAGAGCAAAGAGGATGACAAAGGATTTGGATGAAAAGGTGGGGAAAGGGTAAACCGATGTGGATGTAAAGAGGAGCTCTGAAGTGGAGAGTAATCttaaagaaagaacagagaCTCCACCTTTGTCATCCCATAAACAGGACATGGTTAAACAATGCGAAGAGCAAACGCCTTAAGACTGTTTATGAATTTCTAGGTAGTCAAAGATTAAATTTTTAAATCGAGCAGTGATACCTGACAGAAATTATGTGAGATTTTTcttataatttaaatttaagactcttaaaagtgttttatttgcTCTTCATTTAGAATTAGGGAGCAGGTCTTTTTCAAATTTAACCCACCAAAAAATAGCAACAATTGTTGAAACGTTTAGCAATCCAgctttttagataaaaataacaTCCTCAATCTATGAAGAGATTTTTGTACTTGCAAATTGTGAATAATGAAACCTTAGTGAATGAGtttgcttatttttattttacaagaaTAAAATATTCAGTAGAGCGTGATCTAAGCTATTCAAAgtgaataaagattttttttgtaaaacttaaATGAAATCTTAGATCCTTTCACACATTGTGGCCACTAGCTATTCATAAGCCGTGGTCCAGACTCTGGTGTTTCACTCTATACAGCACCACCAACCAGGCAACTAGAAGTCCACTAAAAGGTTCTTCAGACTCACATGTCCAacactgccaacatttccaaaaacaTCAGGATTATCTTTCTATAGTAAGGCaggaaaaatgtaaagtttaatTAATAACTTAAGGGCTAATATACTTGTTCAAAAGACTGAATTCTACACATTAAGGCCGTCATCTAAGCATTATAACGGACATCATGCATCACTGGCTATATTTTACCTTATAATTTGACCACTACTGTGACTGTACTGCTCTgacagataaaaaataattgtaaaacTTTAGAATTGATTTAATGAAATTAATAACTGCATTAAAAGAGGACATTATTTATCACTGGGTATTCTTTATCTTGGATTTTTGTGACTTTATTGTTCTTGAAAATACCTCAACAGCAGTAACTGTTTAACAGATTTTGTTAAAAGCCtgtaaaaacagtttatttttctaacCAAAAACACTTTTGTGCAGTAGATTAGTTTTCTGTGCTAGAAGAGGTGCACTTTTTTCTCATTACACTGAACAATATTAGCAAATAGTAAAATATGTGGGAAATCAATATAATTAATATATAGTATTGTATGACTGGattaaagtcaagtcaagtttatttatacagcgcttttcagcaacaaggcactcaaggcactgtacataaggaaaaacattacaatgatacagaaaatcaaacaacagaggtaattaaaaaaaataaaataaagagaatagaatgatggataagaaaatgaaaggaaaattggactgaaaacgtaactaataatgtttagatggcacagtcaaaggccactctaaacaaataagtttttaatcttgatttaaaacaacttagggtttcggcccttttacagttttctgggagtttattccagattagtggagcataagaactaaaagctgcttctccatgtttggttctggttctgggtgtgcagagtagatttgagccagatgaccttagaggtctgggtggttgatacactgacaacaagtctgtaatgtattttggtgctaagccattaattgatttatagactaacagaagtattttaaagtctattctctgagctacagggagccagtgtagggactttagaaccgaggtgatgtgctccactttcttagttctggtgaggacgcaggcagcagcattccggatcaactgcagctgtctgaacgactttttaggcagacctgtgaagacaccgttgcagtaatcaattctactaaagatgaacgcatgaattagtttttcaaggtcctgctgagacattagtcctttaatcctggagatgttctttaggtgatagaaggccgacctagttactacctttatgtgcctctgaaggttcaggtctgagtccatcactacacccaggtttcgagcctgactggtggtttctagctgtattaactgaagctgtgtgctaacttttaaacgctcttcctttggtccaaagattattacttcagttttgttttgattcagctgaagaaaatttaggcccatccatgcattgatttcttctaagcatttacccagcgcttgaaagggttcatagtcacctggtgacatcgtaacgtatagctgtgtgtcgtctgcatagttatgataacttacgttgttgtttattaaaatctgagttagggggagcatgtagatattgaataggaggggccctaagatggacccttggggaacgccacatgtgatttttgtggtctctgatgtaaagttacctactgacacaaaaaagtccctgtcgttcaagtaggatttaaaacagttgagtgctgtactagaaaggccgacccagttttccaggcgctctaataaaatgtagtgatcaacagtgtcgaatgctgcactaatgTCCAATTATaacagcactgtggttcttccacagtctgcatttatacggatgtcattgaacaccttgacaagagaaGTCTCTgcggtgagcaggaagcctgactggaagacattgaagcggttgttcattgttaggaagttgtttaactgctgaaattaagctttttcaataatcttgctgatgaaggggaggtttgatatgggcctgtagttctgtagtagcagcttgcccaagttgctctttttcaatagaggtttgataattgctgttttcagggcctggggaaaaacacctgacaaaagggatgtgtttattatttgagttaaatcagatgttattacaggcaaagctttcttaaggaaagctgtgggtaaaacatcgagacagcaggaagaagagcttagttgctatacgatttcttctaagtttttgtagtttatttggtgaaattgggaaattttgtcgaaatcagttctagttggagacaacctTGGTACTGGAGTTGGTGTGGAtatgctgactgcccctctgatcttttgggttttttcagtgtagaatttagcaaattcattgcaggccctggtagaatggagttcagatgctaaagttacaggagggtttgttaacctgtcgaccgtggcaaataatgcacgagcattgttaatgtttttgctgatgatcagaAACGAAAGATTCCcttacatttttcagttgtaggttatatctgtatagtctctctttatagatcatatagtgaacctggagtccaatctttcgccacctgcgttcagcctttttttcacttctgactggtggagcacttctacacgaagacattttcttcccagaaacgactttcactttaattggagcaattgaattaatgatgtctgagattttagaatgaaagttttctaccagctcatctacagtgttacagggcaaagtggaggtagaagagtaaatctggttaaaggtttcagcagcaccgtccttaaagatacgttttcttatcatgtctctttggcaaactgagtcattgcagatgatgctttcaaaaataacagaaaagtagtcagatagggcaacatcagttatatCGTACACCacattactggtaccaatcataacttctgtgtttttcttgttgcagaagtttttaatcccatccacagccgtgttgcccactattagggtttttggtctggtggggcgctctttctctggcagcttaggagaagactgtttacagtgaaggttgttctcaaaccttttattgttctcagaagatggatcatttccCTGGTTTTCGTTCTGTAGTGGAGTAAAtatgttttggaggggaattccattatttccagctgtctcactcctatcagttgttgggACAGCatctcgctgtcgaagtctccttttcccaggggaaacggggatatttctctgtaattccggccattctaatttatttaattgttgggatcttccagtgagtcgtccaccttgattttttgggcatacgcctaaaacatgccaggggggtctgcaggtaggtttattctcagtgttctgattgccgggtgagttgttgagctggctgtcactgtttgggatcacaggcagagttgaatcatcgctgtaccccatattcatctccacattcacttctagtcgctGGATTTTAatttccaaaacagccaatttctgtaaaagtttgtcaaagtcctctgtggtgaagggaggcattttgtgctgattagctggtgttaacttgtccttctttggagttcgattataaaaacatcaaaatcctttagaaaaaaataaaataaaaataataataatcctcgggagtcgctggtaagaagtagttttagtccaatatttccgtaattttggctaagagataaaaagttaggagtaaaagaatgcaagcaagcaggaagcttaggagaaaagcgtctgacattttatttatgctttttgtGAAACTTGCTTTCAGGAAGATAACTGTTAAAACCTGTAAAAATAATCAACACAAAAGTCAGACACATTTCGTTTTTATTTGTAGCCACAACTTAACCATCAAAATCAGTTCAGGTACAGAATGTCAAATGCCATGACAAAAGAAAACCTTATTTAAGAATCCGTTTCATTTCCAGGTCGCATCTTATACTTCTCATTAGAAAACGTGTTCCGAGTGCCTTTTACAAAGAGCTTTGTTGCATTACAAAtcagtgcatttgtatttgccTGAATATGATCAAGCACACTTCGAAAATCCAacataatgcaaaaaaaacaaaaaaacaaaactgattccTACAGCTTACTTGGTTTAAGAATTGATGTTTTCACAGCCTTCTCTAAACTCTTTCTGACTTTTCAGTACATAACAACTGACTTTCATAGTTACTTTTCAAACCTGTGGAGCCAATCATTCATCAACACCAGCAGGAGGCATCTGTTTTGCTCAGATCCAAAAGGGTGGCTTCCAGTTGCTCTGCGTCATCTTGGAAGCGTTCGGTGAAGGAGCGAATCAAACCTGCTGCACTGCCTTCATATTCCACCAGCTCAACATTCTCCCCTGGAAACCCCACAGAGTAAATGCAAGTTGAATGATGGGAATTAATAAACAATCAATCATCAGGATTTGGCAGCATTGTAGCCATAATATATTGGCATTGAAAATGTCATGTTTGTCTTTATAGCACTGGatgcaataatttattttttgagtctctcctaagcatttaattgaCCTCTAATCGGACTCATGTTTGTGTCACTGAACTCTAGCTACTTACCACTGATTCTGGTGTTGGCCTGAACAAACATTTTGCGAGCTTCTTTGCGCAGCAGCACGGTCTCACGCAGACGCAGGAAGTTGTGAGCTCCCGTGTCGCTGACAGTGGAGTAACCCTCATAGAGAGCCCTGCCACCTTCCACATCAGCCGTTGACTTAAAGACCTGAAAATGGGTGGGATCAAATTAGGCATTTGTTGGATTTAGATTTCAACAGGGCAATTAAACAGAGAAGATTAATAGTAACACTTAAGAAATTATGTGGCTGTGGCTTAGATTAGACAATACGTAGAAACCTCAGGATCATTTCACAGAACCTCTCTTTGAAGCTGACATTACGACTTATGTTTGCACCTTTATCTTGCACTTCTTCACTAACTAAAAGACGCAacagttggttttgttttccttattaTGCATCATTAATAAGGTTTTCCAACCTTATtacaaataatctaaaaagtgtggcatgtttttgtattcagcccccttttacTACAAtacttcaaaaataaaagtacaacaaaTTCCCTTCAGAAGGCATCTAAATAGTAAATACATCTAGCTATTCTGTTAAGGCAGCAGAGGTTGTTctagaacattagtaaacaaacagaataATAAAGGATAAGAAACACATGACATAGGTgacacaggtcagggataaagcttAATGAAGAAGTTTAATAGAGTGAGGTTCTAAAACATAGttttaagctttaaacatctcacagagcgaAGTTCAATCTATTTtgctgaaatggaaaaaaaggcccactatggaataagctgtATAGaagtatgaatgaatgaatgggaAAAAAAGGTGTCCAGTTAGCAGTtagccacaagccatgtaggggccCCAGCAAACGGGTCAAGGAACGTGCACTGGTCAGTTGAGGCCAAAATTAAGATTTTGTGGCCTGTTTGGCAGAAAGTGAACATTGCACATCACAGTCAGAGTTAATAGAGGGGTAGATGGGTAGAGCTAAATACATGAAAATTCAGGAAGAAGACCTATTTGAAGCTGCAGAATAGCTGAGGCTGGAGCGGAGGTTCATGTTCCAACATGACAACTACCCTAAACACTCAACCACCGCTACAATTTAATGGTTTAGGATGCcacattttatattatttgacaataaaaaccctaacatttATCATATAATTTTCTCCCTGCTTGACAATCTggcactactttgttttttttctattgcatataatccaaataaaatacaatctatttgtgtttataatgtcacaaaatgtcaAGAAGTTCAGGGGGGAATGAATCATTTTCACAAGGCACTCCAACTGATGATTAAAGTTTTTCTTCCTTAATTTCCTATAAACTTGAAAACAAATGGTGTATAGTATAGCTGTTGTGTATGTCTCATAACTGGACGTACCTGCAGTTTACAGAGGAAACTATGGATGGCGTTCTTGCCCACAGTGCCGATCTTGCTCTGGTCCAGTGTGATTCGTGCGTCGGGCTTGCCGTCCTGCCCAGTCACCTCCTCCAAGCCCACCAGGCCTTCTCCCGCCTCCAGCAGAACACGCAGGATCACGAATCGGGCCTGCATGTGAGCCTGAGGCAGACAGATATAAGGTAACATACTGAATACATCTTCTGACAATCATGTGAGCACAA harbors:
- the LOC124876810 gene encoding ras and Rab interactor 3-like, with protein sequence MAQQEEPLYDFPEPTQPSKRKLLRPQRGRGSLRSISVLDRLLLTVPVWLQLSINPANALHILQREPPGTFLVRKSHTSQRNVLCVRLADDSVPSFVQEFSIREEQSTLSLENSAISFPDLPRLISFYCVSRDVLPFPLELPEAIAKAASHKELESISHMGIEFWRSHLNVRGPREAPKPRKEKKPDGATSATPAILQTNSAAQPDSGLLPDSENQLNAAVSHSNGTKSDSNPTLFQEFCPITTRTPRELDCGSGQGALCFINPLFLQSQNAFSRRRMFKRSLKVRVSTETSTSLSPPLAPPPPPPLMPKIKGRSKGLKGGGGGGPLRVAQADQPSTELGEQPPSDLYFWSEMCETGHTKADIKQEVASAELPAIMEHLLDDYMQPCPVVSAHSPSPSPYQSPSISPRAPPLFPKTCPSLTPRDSPSASPSISPYQSPSLSPTVPQSLSPYDSPNISPSLSPATSLNSSPLREQVCCADAASSGPDEQRSGWEAEEEAAHTDKSKEDDKGFG